A window of the Streptomyces sp. NBC_00454 genome harbors these coding sequences:
- a CDS encoding PP2C family protein-serine/threonine phosphatase translates to MAGARVETLLARTRMLSHRARTALRKSAVDYFRGDASDWLAFGGLLLTIPAIACGTLMLPVWFSPSALVLPIVAGGLLLRPASLLALYAASAAALIVEALVLGPYTQGPARVTPGTVLVVAACGFFGLVIAQFRSRVGVPWRRGGTMLFDLRERIRVQSKLPALPRGWHREMALRPAGGQSFSGDFVVAARTNGGRTLEIVLTDVSGKGMEAGSRALLLSGAFGGLLGALPPHGFLPAANGYLLRQDWDEGFATSIHLVLDLETGDYELLSAGHLPALQLSAGTGRWQEVSGEGPLLGVYDGAEFVPAQGNLRRGDVLMLFTDGLVETAERDISEGMDRLTGEADRYVAAGWEGATWHLIEKVAKDVNDDRALLLIRRSPF, encoded by the coding sequence ATGGCCGGAGCACGCGTGGAGACTCTCCTGGCCCGGACGCGCATGCTGTCGCACCGGGCCCGCACCGCCCTGCGCAAATCCGCCGTCGACTACTTCCGCGGCGACGCCTCCGACTGGCTCGCCTTCGGCGGACTGCTGCTCACCATCCCCGCCATCGCCTGCGGCACCCTGATGCTGCCCGTCTGGTTCTCGCCCTCCGCACTGGTCCTGCCCATCGTCGCGGGCGGCCTGCTGCTGCGCCCCGCCAGCCTCCTCGCCCTGTACGCGGCCTCCGCGGCCGCGCTCATCGTCGAAGCCCTGGTCCTCGGTCCGTACACCCAGGGCCCCGCCCGGGTCACCCCCGGCACCGTGCTGGTCGTCGCCGCCTGCGGATTCTTCGGGCTGGTCATCGCCCAGTTCCGCAGCCGCGTCGGAGTGCCCTGGCGGCGCGGCGGCACCATGCTCTTCGACCTGCGCGAACGCATCCGGGTCCAGAGCAAGCTGCCCGCCCTGCCGCGCGGCTGGCACCGCGAGATGGCCCTGCGCCCGGCCGGCGGCCAGTCCTTCTCCGGAGACTTCGTGGTCGCCGCCCGCACCAACGGCGGCCGCACCCTGGAGATCGTCCTCACCGACGTCTCCGGCAAGGGCATGGAGGCGGGCTCCCGCGCCCTCCTCCTCTCGGGCGCCTTCGGCGGCCTCCTCGGCGCCCTCCCGCCGCACGGGTTCCTGCCCGCCGCCAACGGCTACCTGCTCCGCCAGGACTGGGACGAGGGCTTCGCCACCTCCATCCACCTCGTCCTCGACCTGGAGACAGGCGACTACGAACTCCTCTCCGCCGGACACCTGCCCGCCCTCCAACTCAGCGCGGGCACCGGCCGCTGGCAGGAGGTCTCCGGCGAGGGCCCGCTCCTCGGCGTCTACGACGGAGCCGAATTCGTCCCGGCCCAAGGGAACCTGCGGCGCGGCGACGTCCTGATGCTCTTCACCGACGGCCTCGTCGAGACCGCCGAACGCGACATCAGCGAGGGCATGGACCGCCTCACCGGCGAGGCCGACCGCTACGTCGCCGCCGGCTGGGAGGGCGCGACCTGGCACCTGATCGAAAAGGTCGCCAAGGACGTCAACGACGACCGCGCGCTGCTCCTGATCCGCCGCTCTCCTTTTTAA
- a CDS encoding GNAT family N-acetyltransferase, with translation MALEMRVLQADEWDVWYDHLELAFGGVPESAEERELYKSLTETERSLGVWDAETCVGSAGAFSFRLSVPGGALVPAAGVTMVGVSPTHRRRGVLTSLMRRQLDDVRAGGEPLAVLTASDPAIYGRFGYGTGAYSMSVEIDTTRVRLSVPPGTDDVRLRLVDPRKALADCERVYAALVAGRPGMPARQPGWEQQALLDPESSRNGASPLKCVVAERADGEVVGYARYRVKDDWELSGSDGKVDVADLDALDPAVYAALWRYVFSIDLTWTVRANKRPADDALLHLVSDVRRTRARLRDSLHVRLVDLPAALIARSYGAPLDVVLEVEDAFCPWNAGRWRLSAGADGAATCTRTEDPADLELSVRELGAAYLGGTTLNSLAAAGLVREVRAGALTAASRGFAGDVAPWLPHGF, from the coding sequence ATGGCTCTTGAGATGCGCGTTTTGCAAGCTGATGAGTGGGATGTCTGGTACGACCATCTGGAACTGGCGTTCGGTGGGGTGCCGGAATCCGCTGAGGAGCGCGAGCTGTACAAGTCGCTCACCGAGACGGAGCGCTCCCTCGGCGTCTGGGACGCAGAGACCTGCGTGGGCTCGGCCGGGGCCTTCTCCTTCCGCCTCTCCGTGCCGGGCGGGGCGCTCGTGCCCGCCGCCGGTGTCACGATGGTGGGCGTCTCCCCCACCCACCGCAGGCGCGGGGTGCTGACCTCGCTGATGCGCCGGCAATTGGACGACGTCCGTGCGGGTGGTGAACCGCTCGCCGTGCTGACGGCCTCGGATCCGGCGATCTACGGGCGCTTCGGCTACGGCACGGGCGCGTACTCGATGTCGGTGGAAATCGACACCACCCGCGTACGGCTCTCCGTGCCGCCGGGGACCGACGACGTACGGCTGCGGCTGGTCGATCCGCGCAAGGCGCTGGCCGACTGCGAGCGGGTCTACGCGGCGCTGGTCGCGGGCCGTCCCGGGATGCCGGCCCGGCAGCCGGGGTGGGAGCAGCAGGCGCTGCTGGACCCGGAGTCCTCCCGCAACGGCGCGTCTCCGCTGAAGTGCGTGGTCGCCGAGCGGGCGGACGGCGAGGTGGTCGGGTACGCCCGCTACCGGGTCAAGGACGACTGGGAGCTGTCCGGCTCGGACGGCAAGGTGGACGTCGCCGATCTCGACGCGCTCGACCCGGCGGTGTACGCGGCGCTGTGGCGGTACGTGTTCTCCATCGACCTGACCTGGACCGTCCGGGCCAACAAGCGGCCGGCGGACGATGCGCTGCTCCACCTGGTCTCCGATGTCCGCAGGACCCGGGCGCGGCTGCGCGACTCCCTGCACGTGCGGCTCGTGGACCTGCCGGCGGCGCTGATCGCGCGGAGCTACGGGGCTCCGCTGGACGTGGTGCTGGAGGTCGAGGACGCGTTCTGCCCGTGGAACGCGGGGCGCTGGCGGCTGTCCGCCGGCGCGGACGGGGCCGCCACCTGTACCCGGACGGAGGACCCGGCCGATCTGGAACTGTCGGTTCGGGAGCTCGGGGCGGCGTATCTGGGCGGCACCACCCTGAACTCGCTGGCCGCGGCCGGCCTGGTGCGGGAGGTCCGCGCGGGGGCGCTCACGGCGGCGTCGCGGGGCTTCGCCGGCGACGTGGCCCCCTGGCTGCCGCACGGCTTCTAG
- a CDS encoding Fpg/Nei family DNA glycosylase, whose protein sequence is MPEGHTIHRLAEDHTERFAARTVRVSSPQGRFAESAALLDGRELESAEAHGKHLFLELGDAWIHIHLGLFGKLGFGPAPAPPATDTVRLRLLNEEHYADLRGPTACALIGEGEKKAIHDRLGPDPLRPADDPDRAWARISRSRTTVAALLMDQKVVAGVGNVYRAEVLFRHGIDPYRPGKDLTRREWDAIWADLVLLMREGVRNNRIDTVRDEHLPEAMGRPPRVDDHGGEVYVYRRANMPCHICGGEIRTAGLAARNLFWCPGCQGR, encoded by the coding sequence GTGCCCGAGGGGCATACGATCCACCGCCTCGCCGAGGACCACACCGAGCGCTTCGCCGCCCGCACGGTCCGGGTGAGCAGCCCCCAGGGCCGGTTCGCCGAGAGCGCGGCCCTGCTCGACGGCCGCGAGCTGGAATCGGCCGAGGCGCACGGCAAGCACCTGTTCCTGGAGCTCGGCGACGCCTGGATCCACATCCACCTCGGCCTCTTCGGCAAGCTCGGCTTCGGGCCCGCCCCGGCCCCGCCGGCCACCGACACGGTCCGGCTGCGGTTGCTGAACGAGGAGCACTACGCCGACCTGCGCGGCCCCACCGCCTGCGCGCTGATCGGCGAGGGCGAGAAGAAGGCGATACACGACCGCCTCGGCCCGGACCCGCTGCGCCCGGCCGACGACCCGGACCGCGCCTGGGCCCGGATCTCCCGCTCCCGCACCACCGTCGCCGCCCTGCTGATGGACCAGAAGGTCGTCGCGGGCGTCGGCAACGTCTACCGCGCCGAGGTGCTCTTCCGGCACGGAATCGACCCGTACCGCCCGGGCAAGGACCTGACCCGCCGCGAGTGGGACGCGATCTGGGCCGATCTGGTGCTGCTCATGCGCGAGGGCGTGCGCAACAACCGGATCGACACCGTGCGTGACGAGCACCTGCCGGAAGCCATGGGCCGCCCGCCGAGGGTGGACGACCACGGCGGCGAGGTGTACGTCTACCGGAGGGCGAACATGCCCTGCCACATCTGCGGGGGCGAGATCCGCACCGCCGGTCTCGCCGCCCGCAACCTCTTCTGGTGCCCGGGGTGCCAGGGCCGCTAG
- a CDS encoding ribose-5-phosphate isomerase produces the protein MRVYLGSDHAGFELKNHLVDWLKNNGHEPVDCGPHIYDAVDDYPPFCLRAAEQTAADADALGIVIGGSGNGEQIAANKVKGVRAILAWSVDTAKLGREHNNANVISVGGRMHTQDEAVSFIEAFLATPYSGEERHTRRIDMLSAYETTGELPPIPAHHPQG, from the coding sequence ATGCGCGTGTACCTCGGATCCGACCATGCCGGCTTTGAGCTCAAGAACCACCTGGTGGACTGGCTCAAGAACAACGGCCACGAGCCCGTCGACTGCGGGCCCCACATCTACGACGCGGTGGACGACTACCCGCCGTTCTGCCTGCGCGCCGCGGAGCAGACCGCCGCGGACGCCGACGCCCTCGGCATCGTGATCGGCGGCTCCGGCAACGGCGAGCAGATCGCCGCGAACAAGGTCAAGGGCGTCCGCGCCATCCTGGCCTGGAGCGTCGACACCGCGAAGCTCGGCCGCGAGCACAACAACGCCAACGTCATCTCCGTCGGCGGCCGGATGCACACGCAGGACGAGGCCGTCTCCTTCATCGAGGCGTTCCTGGCGACCCCGTACTCCGGCGAGGAGCGCCACACCCGGCGCATCGACATGCTCTCCGCCTACGAGACCACCGGCGAGCTGCCCCCGATCCCGGCGCACCACCCGCAGGGCTGA